A region of Cardinium endosymbiont of Sogatella furcifera DNA encodes the following proteins:
- a CDS encoding DciA family protein has protein sequence MHMHNAHQTKSLKELVNRFLETSPFQKQLTAAMVRAAWHTTMPKVVCDRTEKLYVHHNKIFLKITSAPLRHELKCNKDRILMMLHQTMSHTLLQDVIFL, from the coding sequence ATGCATATGCACAATGCTCATCAGACAAAAAGTCTTAAAGAATTGGTAAACAGATTTCTTGAAACCTCTCCTTTTCAGAAACAACTAACAGCAGCTATGGTACGTGCTGCATGGCATACCACCATGCCTAAAGTGGTTTGTGATAGGACGGAAAAGCTTTATGTCCACCATAACAAGATTTTTTTAAAAATAACTTCTGCTCCTTTACGGCATGAGTTAAAGTGCAATAAAGATAGAATCCTGATGATGCTCCATCAAACTATGTCGCATACCCTGCTACAAGATGTTATTTTTTTGTAG
- a CDS encoding helix-turn-helix domain-containing protein has product MENKTRKVNAHKTWIQAYETLGSISKTARRCGIARSTLYRCLKRYKLGGLAGLQDKTQRPNKLSKLKCSITNLIGQLRCNNLYESHTL; this is encoded by the coding sequence ATGGAGAATAAAACTCGTAAGGTTAATGCACATAAGACTTGGATACAAGCTTATGAAACGTTAGGCTCTATAAGCAAGACAGCTAGGCGTTGTGGTATTGCTAGATCAACTCTTTATCGTTGTTTAAAAAGGTATAAACTAGGCGGTCTGGCAGGGCTACAGGATAAAACGCAAAGACCTAATAAGCTTAGTAAGCTAAAGTGTAGTATCACAAACTTAATCGGACAACTCAGGTGTAACAACCTCTACGAATCACACACTCTCTAA
- a CDS encoding phosphoglycerate kinase codes for MVGIQGISFKGKKVLIRVDFNVPITDHGVVIDDRRIRSSLPTIQKVIADGGIAILLAHLGRPKHGYEARYSLRRLLPVLSNLLQQPIVFAPDCIGSVVKERIDGLEPGSILLLENVRFHASETLEDRGFAQALAEWGEVYINEAFGTIHRNHVSTTLLPTYFKERYAGYLLQQEIAAIDKLFSKEQSPVVAIMGGNKLVDKAKPIQGLMRYVDHILIGGGLILPFYYAKQSPSAHTDSEAEGIASRLFDALIRHGHCQLWLPTDVQALPEMDEQLTPSTLSLADLPYDSYVVDIGPVTQARFAALIRQAKTILWAGPIGVFEWDQCALGTVSIAQAIAQATAHGAYSIVGGGDTAAAIKQAGYVNQVSYISTGGGALLAYIAADRKLSSLEALKQ; via the coding sequence ATGGTTGGTATACAAGGCATATCTTTTAAGGGTAAAAAGGTACTCATACGCGTTGATTTTAATGTACCCATAACGGATCATGGCGTGGTTATCGATGACCGGCGTATTCGGAGCAGTTTGCCAACGATTCAAAAAGTAATAGCAGATGGCGGAATAGCTATTTTGCTCGCTCATTTGGGCAGGCCTAAACATGGATATGAAGCACGTTATTCGTTACGCAGACTTTTGCCTGTATTATCTAATTTATTGCAACAACCTATTGTTTTTGCGCCCGATTGTATAGGATCTGTGGTAAAAGAACGGATAGATGGGCTAGAGCCAGGTAGCATCTTACTACTGGAAAATGTGCGTTTCCATGCATCAGAAACATTAGAAGATCGTGGTTTTGCTCAAGCACTGGCTGAATGGGGGGAGGTCTATATCAATGAAGCTTTTGGAACCATTCATAGAAATCATGTTTCTACTACTTTATTGCCTACTTATTTTAAAGAGCGCTATGCGGGCTACTTATTGCAGCAAGAAATAGCCGCTATTGATAAACTTTTTTCAAAAGAGCAAAGCCCCGTTGTGGCCATTATGGGCGGCAATAAGCTTGTAGATAAAGCAAAGCCGATTCAAGGTTTAATGCGTTACGTAGACCATATATTGATTGGTGGAGGATTGATCCTACCGTTTTACTATGCAAAACAGTCACCATCTGCACATACCGATTCAGAAGCAGAGGGGATTGCCAGTAGATTATTTGATGCACTGATACGCCATGGCCATTGTCAATTATGGTTGCCAACAGATGTCCAGGCGCTACCTGAAATGGATGAGCAGCTTACACCATCGACCTTATCGCTTGCCGATCTACCATATGACTCTTATGTAGTAGATATTGGACCGGTTACACAAGCACGCTTTGCAGCATTGATTCGGCAAGCTAAGACCATATTATGGGCTGGCCCTATAGGGGTATTTGAATGGGATCAATGTGCGCTTGGAACTGTTTCCATTGCCCAGGCCATTGCCCAGGCCACTGCGCATGGTGCCTACAGCATAGTAGGTGGCGGAGATACCGCTGCTGCTATAAAACAAGCAGGCTATGTCAATCAAGTTTCCTATATTTCTACAGGAGGAGGAGCCTTGCTGGCCTATATTGCAGCAGATCGAAAATTATCAAGTCTAGAGGCATTGAAGCAATAG